In a single window of the Papaver somniferum cultivar HN1 chromosome 8, ASM357369v1, whole genome shotgun sequence genome:
- the LOC113301587 gene encoding uncharacterized protein LOC113301587, with the protein MLLSSSIIIEYKNLAFQIGLSILLTLILTFLQLPIRFLEGLNTYIHPENVASDNTKSGFRPAIRRPSDSTTSVEGYQNLDSSSSNEQIKKRVHPKKGKFEFDETNAQIFRLHLVDSHIRSRLYFSDYQNVFVYSFISISSLMLHKWGLNISDKSGVFVNGSVVPILLGFFSILKVVVVIGKLSFERSASKRSEKQLSLIVGGLGFVLGFSILLMVVPSVFDFEFEGIDGSGKVVVAILAGCLCGILFMPAMKIARSFWLGTDQLRWNLSIISCGWFARFLLYVNFIIGMFTCLLWIKPVAAMFVKVVNSSEKLAGEKLVGNLGMAQSDFDKFRLMCLLAFGVSQFLALRPNLQMYLNEAVLSWYQRLHASKVPDLEFSRAKIFLHNYYMCLVVLQFLAPSALVLLFLGLSQIEEEEGKSLLTNFPFIYNFLPCSAFVKEVALFMAWWVVFVCAIFSSLSLVLYRTGFLYVS; encoded by the coding sequence ATGTTGTTATCATCATCAATAATAATCGAATACAAAAACCTGGCATTTCAAATCGGATTATCAATCCTCCTAACTCTAATCCTCACATTTCTTCAACTCCCAATCCGATTTCTCGAAGGTCTTAATACTTACATTCATCCAGAAAACGTCGCAAGTGATAATACTAAATCTGGGTTTCGTCCAGCAATCCGTAGACCAAGTGATAGCACCACTTCTGTAGAAGGATATCAGAATTTAGATTCAAGTAGTAGTAATGAACAAATCAAGAAAAGGGTTCATCCTAAGAAAGGTAAATTTGAGTTTGATGAAACTAATGCTCAGATATTTAGATTACATTTAGTTGATAGTCATATTAGATCAAGACTTTATTTCTCTGATTATCAGAATGTTTTTGTTTAttctttcatttcaatttcatcACTTATGCTGCACAAATGGGGGTTGAATATATCTGACAAATCTGGAGTTTTTGTTAATGGATCTGTGGTTCCGATTTTGTTAGGGTTTTTCTCGATTTTGAAAGTAGTTGTTGtaattggtaagctttcgtttgaGAGATCTGCAAGTAAGAGATCTGAGAAGCAATTGAGTTTGATTGTTGGTGGGTTAGGGTTTGTATTGGGGTTTTCAATTTTGCTTATGGTTGTTCCTTCAgtgtttgattttgaatttgaggGGATTGATGGGTCTGGGAAGGTTGTTGTAGCTATTTTAGCTGGTTGTCTTTGTGGGATTTTGTTTATGCCTGCAATGAAGATTGCCCGATCGTTTTGGCTTGGAACGGATCAACTTCGATGGAATTTATCGATCATTTCTTGTGGATGGTTTGCCAGGTTTCTTCTTTATGTGAATTTTATCATTGGAATGTTCACATGTTTATTGTGGATTAAACCTGTGGCAGCAATGTTTGTTAAAGTAGTGAATTCTAGTGAGAAGTTGGCTGGGGAGAAATTGGTTGGGAATTTGGGTATGGCACAATCAGATTTCGATAAGTTTAGGCTAATGTGTTTACTGGCTTTTGGGGTTTCACAGTTTTTGGCATTGAGGCCTAATTTGCAAATGTATCTGAACGAGGCAGTTCTGTCGTGGTACCAGAGATTACATGCTAGTAAAGTTCCGGACTTGGAATTCAGCAGAGCAAAAATCTTCTTGCATAATTACTATATGTGTTTGGTAGTATTGCAGTTTCTTGCACCATCCGCATTGGTTCTTCTGTTTCTTGGATTGTCGcaaatcgaagaagaagaaggtaagaGCTTACTCACGAATTTCCCATTTATATACAATTTCTTACCATGTTCTGCATTTGTAAAAGAAGTGGCATTGTTTATGGCTTGGTGGGTTGTTTTTGTGTGTGCAATATTTAGTTCATTAAGCCTTGTACTATATCGTACGGGATTTTTGTATGTGTCATAA